The Ornithinimicrobium humiphilum genome segment CTCGGGGTCGTCGTCCCACGACTCGGCCACCTGGTCGAAGTGCTCGTTGCCCATGCCGTCAGCCTCGCACGTCGGCCGTGGGCCGGTGTCGGCGGTCGGTGCCATGCTGGCGCGATGCGATCCCTCCCCGACGACGAGCGCCGGGCTCGACTGGCGCGCCGCCACGCGCTGCACCCCGACCACCGGGTGGACGGGCCGGTCGCCGCGACCCGCGCGCTGACGGTGCTGCACGCGACCGAGCAGGCGACGCCCTACCTCTCGGTGCACGCGCGGACGACCTCGACTCCCCTCGGCGACGTCGACGCAGCCCTCTTCCAGGAGCGCTCGCTGGTCAAGCATCCGGCGATGCGGCGCACCATCTTCGCCTTCCCGCGCGACCTGCTGCCCGCGGCGCTGGGGAGCGCGTCGGCCCGGGTGGCCGCCGAGGAGGGGCGCCGCCTCGTCCGTGACGCCGAGCACCACGGCATCGCCGACGACGGCGCCGTCTGGCTCGAGGCGGCCGCGCGAGCGGTCCTGGACAGGCTCGCCGGCTCACCGCCGCTCACGGCACGCCAGCTGCGGGAGGAGCTGCCCGAGCTCGCCGGGACGACGACGACCGGCAACCTCGACAAGCGCTGGGGTCGCACCGCCCCGGTGGCCCCCCGCGTGCTCACGATGCTCTGGGCCGAGGGGCGGATCACGCGCGGGCCCAACGCCGGCTCCTGGCGGGTGTCCCGCCCCACCTGGACCCTGATGACCGACTGGCTCGGCGCCCCGCTCGACCCGACCTCCACCGAGGAGGGCTACGCGGAGCTGGTGCGGCGCTGGCTGGGCAGCTTCGGCCCCGGCACCGAGGACGACCTCGTCTGGTGGCTGGGCTCGACGAAGACGGCGGTGCGCGCCGCGCTCGCCGACGTCGGGGCCGTCCGGGTGGCTCTCGACGGTGG includes the following:
- a CDS encoding winged helix DNA-binding domain-containing protein; this translates as MRSLPDDERRARLARRHALHPDHRVDGPVAATRALTVLHATEQATPYLSVHARTTSTPLGDVDAALFQERSLVKHPAMRRTIFAFPRDLLPAALGSASARVAAEEGRRLVRDAEHHGIADDGAVWLEAAARAVLDRLAGSPPLTARQLREELPELAGTTTTGNLDKRWGRTAPVAPRVLTMLWAEGRITRGPNAGSWRVSRPTWTLMTDWLGAPLDPTSTEEGYAELVRRWLGSFGPGTEDDLVWWLGSTKTAVRAALADVGAVRVALDGGAHGWVLPGDDEEEGPVGPWAALLPTLDATTMGWRGRDFYLDPRDVPYLFDTNGNAGNTAWWDGRIAGAWAQDPDGTVRVVLLPGGEERVPPEGREALDREAARLSAWLDGEVVTNVYASRLMRGERLP